Proteins from one Nitrospirota bacterium genomic window:
- a CDS encoding TIGR04295 family B12-binding domain-containing radical SAM protein translates to MKYSLINPDWTFGGSIYFGCREPHLPLEYGYAKALLERVGHDVLLIDGHRDGLPAQAIAQQTHAFAPDIIVITTAPSYLFWRCAPPELRAPLEIVRAVRESGALTVAVGPHGSTTPEAVMKKLGVDRVIRGEPEEVLPLLAQDPGRGKTIPSVFWREEGGAGRRGTPHESDMAALPALRWPREVLARRRHHHHRFDCAPGQTGAPGAEVESSRGCPYSCSFCARETFRGRYRRRPVPVVLEEIDDLVSKGVSYLYFIDELFMPDSALLAAVGERDVAFGIQTRIDLWTPELLERLGAAGCVSIEAGIESASEAARLALGKRCMKTNSELIDLLKCARDHVPFVQATLLASDADDPALTAEWRDLLLRSNVWTNEPVPLFPYPGSQEYAKRWGPPDEYAWERAHGCYLQQHSAFSDIQEERPLPLARLEAGGGR, encoded by the coding sequence ATGAAGTACTCATTGATCAATCCTGACTGGACCTTCGGCGGCAGCATCTACTTCGGATGCCGCGAGCCGCACCTCCCCCTCGAATACGGGTATGCGAAGGCGCTCCTGGAGCGCGTGGGACACGACGTGCTCCTTATCGACGGGCATAGGGATGGTCTCCCGGCGCAGGCGATTGCGCAGCAGACGCATGCCTTTGCCCCGGATATCATCGTCATTACCACGGCGCCGAGCTATCTCTTCTGGCGTTGCGCGCCCCCGGAGCTCCGTGCGCCCCTGGAGATCGTGCGGGCAGTGCGCGAGAGCGGGGCGCTTACCGTTGCCGTGGGGCCGCACGGCTCTACAACGCCCGAAGCGGTGATGAAAAAGCTGGGCGTCGACAGGGTGATACGGGGAGAGCCCGAAGAGGTGCTCCCTCTCCTGGCGCAGGACCCGGGAAGAGGGAAGACTATCCCCTCGGTCTTCTGGCGGGAGGAGGGGGGCGCAGGAAGAAGAGGAACGCCGCACGAAAGCGACATGGCTGCGCTGCCGGCGCTGCGGTGGCCCCGGGAGGTCCTCGCCCGGCGCCGGCACCACCACCACCGCTTCGACTGCGCGCCCGGGCAGACGGGTGCACCGGGCGCCGAGGTCGAGAGCTCGCGGGGATGCCCTTACAGCTGCTCCTTCTGCGCCCGGGAGACCTTCCGGGGCCGGTATCGCAGGCGTCCCGTGCCGGTCGTGCTCGAAGAGATCGACGACCTCGTGAGCAAGGGCGTGAGCTACCTCTACTTCATCGACGAGCTGTTCATGCCCGACAGCGCGCTGCTCGCTGCAGTGGGGGAACGGGATGTCGCCTTCGGCATCCAGACGAGGATCGACCTCTGGACCCCGGAGCTGCTGGAGCGGCTCGGCGCCGCGGGCTGCGTCTCGATAGAGGCCGGCATCGAGAGCGCGAGCGAGGCGGCGCGCCTCGCCCTCGGCAAGCGGTGTATGAAGACGAACAGCGAGCTGATCGATCTCCTGAAGTGCGCGCGCGACCATGTGCCGTTCGTTCAGGCGACCCTGCTCGCCTCGGATGCCGACGATCCGGCGCTGACTGCAGAATGGCGCGACCTCCTCCTCCGCTCCAACGTATGGACCAATGAGCCCGTGCCCCTCTTTCCCTATCCCGGGTCGCAGGAATATGCAAAGCGCTGGGGGCCTCCGGATGAGTATGCGTGGGAGCGGGCGCACGGCTGCTACCTGCAGCAGCACAGCGCCTTCAGCGATATCCAGGAAGAGCGGCCGCTTCCCCTCGCCCGGCTCGAAGCAGGCGGGGGGCGATGA
- a CDS encoding glycosyltransferase family 4 protein codes for MSRAMRRHPKRILMTADTLGGVWTYAVELAHVLWKHDIEVVLATMGAPLSAQQRADLRQIPGAELHESTFKLEWMEHPWDDVARAGEWLLRLEEELEPDIVHLNGYAHGALPWKAPRLVVGHSCVLSWWEAVLKEPAPPEWKRYRHEVKRGIAAADAVVVPTASMRDALARHYHSDIACSIIPNGRNTELFAPGIKEALVLTAGRLWDRAKNVAALMESAPLLSWPLYIAGEECPPSGGGDTAAGRHSAVRRLGRLPASGIASWMSRASLYAFPAYYEPFGLSVLEAGLSGCALVLGDIPSLRELWHDAALFVSPDDTSMIREAIETLIRNAAYRQEMAERARVRAQEFTPRRMAAGYLAVYERMVQSAAAPASETEGQCVS; via the coding sequence ATGAGCAGGGCGATGAGGCGGCATCCCAAGCGTATTCTCATGACCGCCGATACCCTGGGCGGCGTATGGACCTACGCCGTCGAGCTCGCGCATGTCCTCTGGAAGCACGATATCGAGGTGGTCCTCGCAACCATGGGCGCCCCCCTGTCGGCGCAGCAGCGCGCCGACCTTCGCCAGATCCCCGGCGCCGAGCTTCATGAGAGCACGTTCAAGCTCGAGTGGATGGAGCACCCGTGGGACGATGTCGCCCGCGCCGGAGAGTGGCTGCTCAGGCTCGAAGAAGAGCTCGAGCCCGATATCGTCCATCTCAACGGGTATGCGCACGGGGCTCTCCCCTGGAAAGCGCCCCGGCTCGTCGTGGGGCACTCCTGCGTCCTTTCGTGGTGGGAGGCGGTCCTGAAAGAGCCGGCTCCCCCGGAGTGGAAGCGGTACCGTCATGAGGTCAAGCGCGGCATCGCTGCAGCCGACGCCGTCGTCGTCCCGACTGCGTCGATGCGCGATGCGCTCGCACGCCACTACCATAGCGACATCGCCTGCAGCATTATCCCGAACGGACGGAATACCGAACTGTTTGCGCCGGGGATCAAAGAGGCGCTCGTCCTTACGGCGGGAAGGCTCTGGGACAGGGCGAAGAACGTGGCAGCGCTCATGGAGAGCGCGCCGCTCCTCTCCTGGCCGCTCTATATCGCCGGCGAGGAGTGCCCCCCGTCCGGGGGCGGCGACACCGCGGCAGGGCGCCATAGCGCGGTCCGCCGCCTCGGCCGGCTCCCGGCAAGCGGGATCGCCTCGTGGATGTCGCGAGCTTCTCTCTATGCATTTCCTGCCTACTACGAACCCTTCGGACTTTCGGTGCTCGAGGCAGGGCTGTCCGGGTGCGCGCTGGTGCTCGGCGACATCCCGAGCCTCCGCGAGCTCTGGCACGATGCGGCGCTTTTCGTTTCACCCGACGACACCTCTATGATACGGGAGGCGATCGAGACACTCATCCGCAATGCGGCATACCGGCAGGAGATGGCGGAACGTGCACGGGTGAGGGCCCAGGAGTTCACGCCCCGGCGCATGGCA